A window of the Brassica oleracea var. oleracea cultivar TO1000 chromosome C1, BOL, whole genome shotgun sequence genome harbors these coding sequences:
- the LOC106344246 gene encoding polypyrimidine tract-binding protein homolog 1-like → MASSQFRYTQTPSKVVHLRNLPWECVEEELIDLCKRFSKIVNTKTNVGANRNQAFVEFGDVNQAISMVSYYASSSEPAQIRGKTVYIQYSNRHEIVNNQSPGEVPGNVLLVTFEGVQSHHVCIDVIHLVFSAYGFVHKIATFEKAAGFQALVQFTDVDTALAARTALDGRSIPKYLLPEHVGSCNLRMSYSAHTDLNIKFQSHRSRDYTNPYLPVNQTAMDGSMQPALGADGKRVETQSNVLLALIENMQYAVTVDVLHTVFSAYGTVQKIAIFEKNGSTQALIQYSDISTATMAKEALEGHCIYDGGYCKLRLTYSRHTDLNVKAFSDKSRDYTLPDLSQLVGQKVPGVAAASGPTDGWPNGQVQTQYMGSSYMYPPADPTGASPSSGHPPYYG, encoded by the exons ATGGCGAGCTCACAGTTCAGGTATACGCAGACGCCGTCGAAGGTGGTGCACCTGAGGAATCTGCCGTGGGAATGCGTGGAAGAGGAGCTCATCGACCTATGCAAACGATTCAGCAAGATCGTCAATACGAAGACCAATGTCGGCGCCAATCGCAACCAAGCCTTTGTCGAATTC GGTGACGTGAATCAGGCAATATCAATGGTTTCTTACTATGCTTCGTCTTCAGAGCCGGCTCAGATTCGAGGGAAGACTGTTTATATTCAGTACTCTAATCGCCATGAGATTGTCAACAATCAGAGTCCTGGAGAGGTCCCTGGCAATGTCCTCTTGGTCACCTTTGAAGGAGTCCAATCTCACCATGTCTGCATCGATGTCATCCATCTG GTGTTTTCTGCTTATGGCTTCGTGCACAAAATTGCCACTTTTGAGAAAGCTGCTGGTTTCCAG GCACTTGTTCAGTTTACTGATGTGGACACTGCCTTAGCGGCAAGGACTGCGCTGGATGGTAGAAGTATACCCAA ATATCTGCTTCCAGAACATGTAGGCTCATGCAATTTGCGAATGTCTTACTCAGCCCACACTGATCTAAATATCAAATTTCAGTCCCACCGCAGCAG GGACTACACAAATCCATACCTTCCGGTGAATCAAACCGCTATGGACGGTTCTATGCAG CCTGCTTTGGGTGCTGATGGAAAGAGGGTTGAAACTCAGAGCAACGTCCTGCTTGCTTTGATTGAGAATATGCAGTACGCTGTCACCGTGGATGTTCTTCACACG GTGTTTTCCGCTTATGGAACTGTGCAGAAGATTGCAATATTTGAGAAAAATGGTTCAACGCAAGCCTTAATTCAATACTCTG ACATTTCAACGGCGACGATGGCGAAAGAAGCACTGGAGGGACACTGCATATATGACGGAGGCTACTGTAAGCTTCGACTAACTTACTCTCGGCATACTGATCTCAATGTAAAG GCATTTAGCGACAAAAGCAGAGACTACACACTGCCTGATCTAAGCCAACTGGTGGGCCAAAAGGTTCCAGGAGTGGCTGCAGCTAGTGGGCCAACAGATGGTTGGCCCAATGGGCAGGTGCAGACTCAATACATGGGAAGTTCGTATATGTACCCACCAGCTGATCCCACAGGAGCTTCACCTTCTTCTGGTCATCCTCCTTATTATGGTTGA
- the LOC106342502 gene encoding uncharacterized protein LOC106342502 gives MALLSSCWLIIESIVIQDGFLKWSYMRLYMHPLVLFLCQLLLWLSVFLLWLVPYFQASYSSFLSFLVTFSKLFNSFLRVIMSRREVTYNVASRQDTLVNLELSRRIHNPVPSFSFSFKHQVDSQLKVLLVLQEGKILEDEDFCSQLDQEDGAVHFLDAKESEEEEDTIDFVDVVNVENNLEFELQTMPMDQDEEEEEEEEEEEEEDIVTSNVGNYLSSLEASDDINSLNSDGDQPSPFSISSLDSVLQESIVIENPTHRDEDDDTNEVCNTYCQRMRWYDILSRDRTYGLSVMMNQEKASTLSLWGITAEKRLKQSIEKDLELVYVAQSCLSWEALQHQYLIVRDRMKASDSKGGSYEDNISKEFQKFQVLLERFLEDERCEGKRVLRFVQRRFELMSFFQVPRLSGYKRKGPQEGGRESNEKQVLKAIERCITVFYDFVKADTNRPLVWERLKISFVNSPLMEVEDPRDIMLFLNLKNLLQKKEQSLKEAQGNKKKTWFKKKNKSPYMKEDEIEKDENSMLLTFLKIELKLVSRVLQMSLVSSSHLKWCEDKLNNIDFNGGKFSRTSSPILFPS, from the exons ATGGCTTTACTTTCATCATGTTGGCTAATCATAGAATCCATTGTGATTCAGGATGGTTTCTTGAAATGGTCCTACATGAGATTATACATGCACCCTCTTGTTCTCTTTCTTTGTCAACTTCTTCTATGGCTCTCTGTCTTCCTTTTATGGCTTGTCCCATACTTTCAAGCGTCTTACAGCTCCTTTTTATCGTTCTTGGTCACGTTCTCAAAGCTATTTAATAGTTTTCTACGAGTTATTATGAGTAGAAGGGAGGTTACTTATAATGTTGCGTCTAGGCAAGACACCCTTGTTAATTTGGAACTTTCTAGGAGAATTCATAATCCTGTTCCTTCCTTTAGCTTTTCGTTTAAACATCAAGTTGATAGTCAATTAAAAGTTCTTCTAGTTCTCCAAGAAGGCAAGATTCTTGAAGATGAAGATTTTTGCAGTCAACTTGATCAAGAAGATGGTGCTGTTCATTTTCTTGATGCTAAGGAAAGCGAGGAGGAAGAAGATACTATTGACTTTGTTGACGTTGTGAACGTGGAGAATAATCTTGAGTTTGAACTTCAGACCATGCCAATGGATCAAGATGAAGAAGAAGAAGAAGAAGAAGAAGAAGAAGAAGAAGAAGATATTGTTACCTCAAACGTTGGGAACTATCTATCTTCTCTAGAAGCTAGTGATGATATAAATTCACTCAATAGCGATGGAGATCAACCCTCTCCTTTTTCTATATCAAGCTTGGATTCAGTACTACAAGAATCGATTGTAATAGAGAATCCAACTCATCGAGATGAAGATGATGACACCAATGAAGTATGCAATACATACTGCCAAAGAATGAGATGGTATGACATCCTAAGCCGCGATAGAACATATGGACTAA GTGTGATGATGAACCAAGAAAAGGCAAGTACTTTGAGCTTATGGGGAATAACAGCAGAGAAGAGGCTAAAACAAAGCATAGAGAAGGATCTTGAGCTAGTTTATGTTGCTCAATCATGTTTATCATGGGAAGCTCTCCAGCATCAGTACTTAATAGTGAGAGATAGAATGAAAGCCTCTGATTCGAAAGGCGGGTCATATGAAGATAATATCTCTAAAGAATTTCAGAAGTTTCAGGTTTTATTAGAGAGATTTTTGGAAGATGAAAGGTGTGAAGGGAAAAGGGTATTGAGATTTGTTCAAAGAAGGTTTGAGCTCATGAGCTTCTTTCAAGTCCCAAGACTTTCAG GATATAAAAGGAAGGGACCACAGGAAGGTGGAAGAGAGAGTAATGAGAAACAAGTGCTGAAAGCAATAGAGAGATGCATTACAGTCTTCTATGACTTTGTGAAAGCAGACACCAATAGACCTTTGGTTTGGGAAAGACTTAAAATCTCATTCGTCAACTCTCCTCTTATGGAAGTGGAAGATCCTAGAGACATTATGCTTTTCCTTAACCTTAAAAATTTACTCCAAAAG AAGGAACAATCGTTGAAGGAGGCACAAGGGAACAAGAAGAAGACTTGGTTCAAGAAGAAGAATAAATCTCCTTACATGAAAGAAGATGAGATTGAGAAAGATGAAAACTCAATGTTACTAACATTTCTAAAGATAGAGTTAAAGCTTGTGTCTAGAGTTTTACAAATGTCTTTAGTCTCATCTTCTCACCTCAAATGGTGTGAAGACAAGCTCAACAACATTGATTTCAATGGTGGCAAATTCTCTAGAACTTCCTCACCTATTTTATTCCCATCTTAA
- the LOC106341219 gene encoding LOW QUALITY PROTEIN: starch synthase 2, chloroplastic/amyloplastic (The sequence of the model RefSeq protein was modified relative to this genomic sequence to represent the inferred CDS: deleted 2 bases in 2 codons) yields MEEMMRRRMMRFKLPSTRAKSFLICKETSFCRLLVSSIKDTTPNLDHAKPSANEDYGSSSSVSANTDAIKKEENGNGRASSSSYGKSSLNKEPEVNKTSPLGTTPLDLERSKQSSASSPATSPEKEKPSGVSASRGKPWSSVVVDSSVDPSSALTSSKKTSDPVTPPGNPSKSPAGAFPLPSYLTKTHETSTIKTEEYMETKEEKTHEESTSDTNEPARDEEKPPPLAGPNVMNVILVAAECAPFSKTGGLGDVADALLKALAPRGHRVMVVVPRYAEYEEAKDVGVRKRYKVDGQDMEVMYFHAYIDGVDFVFIDSPVFRHLSNNIYCGNRLDILKRMVFFFFERILNLFTSKKFCTSYAIFYLFCKAAVEVKPLLPNIIILLSPYTSFGFCVQVPWYVPCGGVCYGDHGLMKYTRSVLVIHNIAHQGRGPVDDFSYVDLPGHYLDSFKLYDPVGGEHFNIFAAGLKAADRVLTVSHGYSWEVKTLEGGWGLHNIISENDWKFRGIVNGIDTKEWNPKSDIHLHSDDYTNYSLETLHIGKPQCKAALQRELGLPVRPDVPLIGFIGRLDHQKGVDLIAEAVPWMMSQDVQLVMLGTGRPDLEEVLRRMEHHDRDKARGWVGFSVRTAHRITAGADVLLMPSRFEPCGLNQLYAMKYGTVPVVHAVGGLRDTVQQFDPYSETGLGWTFDSAEAGKLIHALGNCLLTYREYKESWEGLQRRGMTQDLSWDNAAEKYEEVLVAAKYHW; encoded by the exons ATGGAGGAGATGATGAGAAGGAGGATGATGCGCTTCAAGCTACCATCGACAAGAGCAAAAAGTTTCTTGATATGCAAAGAAACCTCCTTCTGCAG ATTGCTGGTCTCATCTATAAAAGACACCACTCCTAACTTGGATCATGCAAAACCTTCTGCCAATGAAGACTATGGCTCTTCTTCTTCTGTGAGTGCAAATACTGATGCAATTAAGAAAGAGGAGAATGGAAACGGTCGTGCTAGCTCAAGCAGTTATGGCAAGTCATCTTTGAACAAAGAACCAGAAGTTAACAAGACTTCTCCTCTCGGTACCACACCCCTGGACCTGGAGAGAAGCAAACAAAGCTCAGCCTCTTCCCCGGCAACCTCTCCTGAGAAAGAGAAACCATCCGGTGTTTCT GCCAGTCGTGGGAAACCTTGGTCTAGCGTTGTAGTAGACTCCAGTGTAGATCCATCTTCTGCTCTGACCTCTTCTAAGAAAACTTCTGATCCTGTAACTCCCCCTGGAAATCCGAGTAAATCTCCCGCTGGTGCGTTTCCACTACCCTCTTACCTT ACTAAAACACATGAAACATCAACTATAAAGACCGAGGAGTACATGGAAACCAAAGAGGAAAAAACACATGAAGAATCCACTAGTGATACTAATGAACCTGCGAGGGACGAAGAGAAGCCACCTCCACTGGCTGGACCAAATGTCATGAATGTGATACTGGTAGCAGCAGAGTGTGCTCCATTTTCCAAAACAG GTGGCCTTGGAGATGTAGCAGACGCTTTGCTAAAGGCTTTGGCTCCGCGTGGACATAGGGTTATG GTTGTGGTTCCTCGGTATGCAGAGTATGAGGAAGCCAAAGATGTAGGGGTACGGAAGAGATATAAGGTGGACGGGCAG GATATGGAAGTAATGTACTTCCATGCATACATCGATGGTGTGGATTTTGTTTTCATTGATAGCCCTGTGTTCCGGCATCTCAGTAATAACATTTACTGTGGAAACCGACTT GATATTTTGAAGCGGATGGTCTTTTTTTTTTTTGAAAGAATTTTAAATTTATTCACTTCAAAAAAATTTTGTACAAGCTATGCTATTTTCTAT TTATTTTGCAAAGCCGCTGTTGAGGTAAAACCTCTTCTCCCCAATATCATAATTTTGCTTTCTCCTTATACCAGTTTTGGTTTCTGTGTCCAGGTTCCTTGGTATGTTCCTTGTGGAGGTGTTTGCTATGGAGATCACGGATTAATGAAATACACACGTTCAGTTCTTGTAATCCACAACATTGCTCACCAG GGTAGGGGACCGGTAGATGATTTCTCATACGTGGATTTGCCGGGGCACTACTTGGACAGCTTCAAGCTGTACGACCCTGTGGGAGGAGAGCACTTCAACATTTTCGCGGCTGGTCTTAAAGCTGCGGATAGAGTTCTCACCGTTAGCCATGGATACTCTTGGGAGGTTAAGACCTTAGAAGGAGGCTGGGGTCTTCACAACATCATAAGCGAAAACGACTGGAAGTTTAGAGGCATTGTGAACGGTATCGACACAAAAGAATGGAACCCAAAATCTGATATTCACTTGCACTCTGATGACTACACAAACTATTCCTTGGAGACTCTTCACATCGGCAAGCCTCAATGCAAAGCTGCGTTACAGAGAGAGCTCGGTTTACCTGTTAGACCGGACGTTCCTCTGATCGGTTTTATCGGAAGATTGGATCACCAGAAAGGTGTTGATCTGATAGCTGAGGCGGTTCCGTGGATGATGAGTCAGGATGTTCAGCTGGTTATGTTAGGCACAGGGCGACCTGATCTCGAAGAAGTCCTCAGACGAATGGAGCATCATGACAGGGACAAAGCACGTGGATGGGTTGGTTTCTCGGTTAGAACAGCTCACAGGATAACAGCTGGTGCTGACGTTCTGCTTATGCCTTCGAGGTTCGAACCGTGCGGTTTAAACCAGCTTTACGCGATGAAGTATGGAACCGTTCCGGTGGTCCATGCGGTTGGAGGGCTGAGGGATACGGTTCAGCAGTTTGATCCGTATAGTGAAACTGGTCTTGGGTGGACGTTTGATAGTGCGGAAGCAGGTAAGCTGATTCATGCTTTGGGAAACTGTTTGTTGACGTATAGAGAGTATAAGGAGAGCTGGGAAGGGCTTCAGAGAAGAGGGATGACTCAAGATTTGAGTTGGGATAATGCTGCTGAGAAGTATGAAGAAGTTCTTGTTGCTGCTAAGTATCACTGGTGA